The following are encoded in a window of Ricinus communis isolate WT05 ecotype wild-type chromosome 4, ASM1957865v1, whole genome shotgun sequence genomic DNA:
- the LOC8266315 gene encoding elongation factor 1-delta 1, with protein sequence MAGTFYDLGSAAGLKNLDDYLLTRSYITGYQASKDDVTVYAAISNAPSSEYVNVSRWFHHIDALLRISGVSAEGSGVTVKGFAPVAEEAVATPPATDSKAADAEDDDDDDDVDLFGEETEEEKKAAEERAAAVKASAKKKESGKSSVLLDIKPWDDETDMKKLEEAVRSIQMEGLLWGASKLVPVGYGIKKLQIMMTVVDDLVSVDNLIEEHLTVEPINEHVQSCDIVAFNKI encoded by the exons ATGGCAGGCACATTCTATGATCTTGGATCAGCTGCTGGTCTCAAGAATCTCGACGATTACCTCCTTACTCGCAGTTATATCACTGG CTACCAAGCTTCAAAAGATGATGTTACAGTGTATGCAGCTATTTCAAATGCTCCATCATCGGAATATGTGAATGTATCCCGCTGGTTCCACCACATTGATGCACTTTTAAGGATTTC TGGTGTATCTGCGGAAGGGTCAGGAGTAACTGTTAAGGGATTTGCTCCTGTCGCAGAAGAGGCAGTTGCAACTCCTCCTGCCACTGATTCCAAG GCTGCTGATGCtgaggatgatgatgatgatgatgatgtggATCTGTTTGGTGAAGAGActgaagaggaaaagaaagctGCAGAAGAACGTGCGGCAGCTGTCAAAGCATCTGCCAAGAAGAAAGAAT CTGGAAAGTCATCTGTCCTTTTGGACATTAAACCATGGGATGATGAGACTGACATGAAAAAGCTCGAGGAAGCAGTTAGGAGTATTCAGATGGAAGGACTGCTTTGGGGAGCTT CCAAGCTTGTGCCAGTTGGATATGGAATCAAGAAATTGCAGATTATGATGACTGTTGTGGATGACTTGGTGTCTGTGGACAACCTCATTGAGGAACATCTTACAGTTGAACCAATTAATGAGCATGTTCAAAGTTGTGATATTGTGGCCTTCAACAAGATAT AA
- the LOC8266314 gene encoding UPF0235 protein At5g63440 isoform X1, whose product MPKRTTHTYSSEDAAPDGPDSDLFVYYCKHCSSHVLITDTQLQKMPKRKTDKAYVLDKRKHLARLNINEAGKVLLKRGEGKLEKQFRMNCMGCGLFVCYRAEEDLEFTSYIYVVDGALSTIAAETNPQDAPVPPCISQLEGGLVQVAIEVEDRAQRSAITRVNADDVRVTVAAPAARGEANNELLEFMGKVLGLRLSQMTLQRGWNNKSKLLVVEDLSARQVYEKLLEAVQP is encoded by the exons ATGCCGAAGAGAACGACACACACGTACTCTAGCGAGGACGCAGCTCCAGATGGACCAGATTCGGATCTATTCGTCTATTACTGCAAACACTGTAGCTCTCATGTCCTAATTACAG ATACACAATTGCAGAAAATGCCAAAAAGGAAGACTGACAAAGCATATGTACTGGACAAGAGGAAGCATCTTGCTAGATTGAACATCAATGAAGCGGGAAAAGTTCTCTTGAAACG GGGTGAAGGGAAATTGGAGAAGCAATTTCGTATGAACTGTATGGGTTGTGGCCTTTTTGTATGTTATCGTGCTGAAGAGGATCTGGAATTTActtcttatatatatgttgTTGATGGTGCACTTAGCACAATTGCTGCTGAAACAAATCCTCAG GATGCTCCTGTGCCGCCTTGTATATCACAGTTAGAAGGAGGACTTGTTCAGGTGGCTATTGAAGTGGAAGACCGTGCACAACGCTCAGCAATAACAA GAGTGAATGCTGATGATGTTCGAGTTACTGTAGCTGCACCTGCAGCTCGTGGGGAAGCTAACAACGAACTTTTGGAGTTCATGGGCAAA GTGTTGGGTTTGAGATTGAGCCAGATGACTCTTCAAAGGGGATGGAACAACAAATCAAAACTCCTTGTT GTGGAGGATTTGTCTGCTAGGCAGGTGTATGAGAAACTTCTGGAAGCTGTGCAACCTTGA
- the LOC8266314 gene encoding UPF0235 protein At5g63440 isoform X2 has product MPKRKTDKAYVLDKRKHLARLNINEAGKVLLKRGEGKLEKQFRMNCMGCGLFVCYRAEEDLEFTSYIYVVDGALSTIAAETNPQDAPVPPCISQLEGGLVQVAIEVEDRAQRSAITRVNADDVRVTVAAPAARGEANNELLEFMGKVLGLRLSQMTLQRGWNNKSKLLVVEDLSARQVYEKLLEAVQP; this is encoded by the exons ATGCCAAAAAGGAAGACTGACAAAGCATATGTACTGGACAAGAGGAAGCATCTTGCTAGATTGAACATCAATGAAGCGGGAAAAGTTCTCTTGAAACG GGGTGAAGGGAAATTGGAGAAGCAATTTCGTATGAACTGTATGGGTTGTGGCCTTTTTGTATGTTATCGTGCTGAAGAGGATCTGGAATTTActtcttatatatatgttgTTGATGGTGCACTTAGCACAATTGCTGCTGAAACAAATCCTCAG GATGCTCCTGTGCCGCCTTGTATATCACAGTTAGAAGGAGGACTTGTTCAGGTGGCTATTGAAGTGGAAGACCGTGCACAACGCTCAGCAATAACAA GAGTGAATGCTGATGATGTTCGAGTTACTGTAGCTGCACCTGCAGCTCGTGGGGAAGCTAACAACGAACTTTTGGAGTTCATGGGCAAA GTGTTGGGTTTGAGATTGAGCCAGATGACTCTTCAAAGGGGATGGAACAACAAATCAAAACTCCTTGTT GTGGAGGATTTGTCTGCTAGGCAGGTGTATGAGAAACTTCTGGAAGCTGTGCAACCTTGA
- the LOC8266313 gene encoding 60S ribosomal protein L17-2 isoform X2, with product MVKYSREPDNPTKSCKARGSDLRVHFKNTRETAYSIRKLHLAKAKRYLEDVMAHKQAIPFRRFCGGVGRTAQAKNRHSNGQGRWPVKSAKFILDLLKNAESNAEMKGLDVDSLYISHIQVNQAQKQRRRTYRAHGRINPYMSSPCHIELILSEKEEAVKKEPETQLAPRKARA from the exons ATG GTGAAGTATTCTAGAGAACCAGACAACCCCACCAAAT CTTGCAAAGCCCGAGGCTCTGATCTCCGAGTTCACTTTAAG AATACGAGGGAGACTGCTTATTCAATTCGGAAGTTGCATTTGGCAAAGGCTAAAAGGTACTTGGAGGATGTTATGGCACACAAGCAAGCTATCCCATTCCGACGTTTTTGTGGTGGTGTTGGGCGAACTGCACAGGCTAAGAACCGACATTCAAATGGACAAGGACGCTGGCCTGTTAAATCTGCGAAATTTATTCTTGATTTGCTCAAGAATGCTGAAAGTAATGCCGAG ATGAAAGGTTTGGATGTTGATTCACTCTACATATCTCACATACAAGTTAATCAAGCCCAAAAACAACGTCGCCGCACTTACCGGGCCCATGGAAGGATTAATC CTTACATGTCCTCCCCATGCCACATTGAGTTGATTTTGtcggaaaaagaagaagctgtTAAGAAAGAG CCGGAAACTCAACTAGCACCTAGGAAAGCAAGGGCTTAA
- the LOC8266313 gene encoding 60S ribosomal protein L17-2 isoform X1 yields MFQVKYSREPDNPTKSCKARGSDLRVHFKNTRETAYSIRKLHLAKAKRYLEDVMAHKQAIPFRRFCGGVGRTAQAKNRHSNGQGRWPVKSAKFILDLLKNAESNAEMKGLDVDSLYISHIQVNQAQKQRRRTYRAHGRINPYMSSPCHIELILSEKEEAVKKEPETQLAPRKARA; encoded by the exons ATGTTTCAGGTGAAGTATTCTAGAGAACCAGACAACCCCACCAAAT CTTGCAAAGCCCGAGGCTCTGATCTCCGAGTTCACTTTAAG AATACGAGGGAGACTGCTTATTCAATTCGGAAGTTGCATTTGGCAAAGGCTAAAAGGTACTTGGAGGATGTTATGGCACACAAGCAAGCTATCCCATTCCGACGTTTTTGTGGTGGTGTTGGGCGAACTGCACAGGCTAAGAACCGACATTCAAATGGACAAGGACGCTGGCCTGTTAAATCTGCGAAATTTATTCTTGATTTGCTCAAGAATGCTGAAAGTAATGCCGAG ATGAAAGGTTTGGATGTTGATTCACTCTACATATCTCACATACAAGTTAATCAAGCCCAAAAACAACGTCGCCGCACTTACCGGGCCCATGGAAGGATTAATC CTTACATGTCCTCCCCATGCCACATTGAGTTGATTTTGtcggaaaaagaagaagctgtTAAGAAAGAG CCGGAAACTCAACTAGCACCTAGGAAAGCAAGGGCTTAA